The Gymnogyps californianus isolate 813 chromosome Z, ASM1813914v2, whole genome shotgun sequence genome has a window encoding:
- the CZH9orf40 gene encoding uncharacterized protein C9orf40 homolog: MAKRRAEPLVCHVPIKRLLREPPPRAAAPERRPRGEAAGAGPAAPKRKLEEAEAPPGKRPGLRGSSPRGEQGDAGGRRRRRGGPAAPQDEQTAEGRGGGGRGKERAAAAEQEEFCQYNSFLYWRAPLPTIDLSDIQNLDGETPREAKTPPRTDTMETEMET; this comes from the exons ATGGCCAAGCGCCGCGCGGAGCCGTTAGTGTGTCACGTGCCCATCAAACGGCTCCTGCGCGAgccgccgccccgcgctgcCGCGCCCGAGCGGCGCCCCCGGGGCGAAGCGGCGGGCGCCGGCCCTGCCGCCCCGAAGCGGAagctggaggaggctgaggcGCCGCCGGGCAAGCGGCCCGGGCTGCGGGGGAGCAGCCCCCGCGGGGAGCAGGGGGACGCGgggggcaggcggcggcggcgcggcgggcccGCGGCGCCCCAGGACGAGCAGACGGCGGAGGGACGCGGCGGTGGTGGCCGGGGCAAAGAGCGGGCCGCCGCCGCTGAG caagaagAATTCTGTCAGTATAACTCATTCCTGTATTGGAGAGCACCATTGCCTACTATTGATTTGTCTGATATTCAGAACCTAGATGGAGAGACTCCACGGGAAGCTAAAACTCCTCCAAGGACTGATACCATGGAGACTGAAATGGAGACCTGA